The following proteins come from a genomic window of Acinetobacter baumannii:
- the rbtA gene encoding rhombotarget A, with protein MLKRSIAFALLAAAGHAYSADIEVTTTIDEDVDNTVCSLREAVELINKRNSSDSTVVASVKDGYHGCGNKDASSNIILQRDKEYTLNSRITITAPLTISTAKNDSTLVDTDQPGSHNATIKMAGTDQLFKIDDESVEKASFSVLLSDLNLQGAGANSKVLTGGLILNHEKLTIQNSRLTGGYANQGGVIYNQGFASKSDRTFGFVYIVNSLIQNNKAAQGGVIYSEQPLFLITQSVIRDNEVSNTSGSLFFSQDSFDDESTGEYVVQRAIGLSNSTVFHNKGGFITNVRDGMFVNNITMIKNDKGLFLEAPQGNASISNSILVGNTINCQANSTDKAIIQSNLVTTECNRNASVKVPNILYPANQKLIAGSTDEGVCDVASKDGLLCPFNTPKDSFLGFFKPRLLESYNTLADSLIINKGRLYSDGTSVGLASCETLDQRGKRRTGYDELCDLGAIEYILNSEISSVGQDIRYGQVAKFSILGSLSEADLVTPATCKRLFGERPDGKEWQPGCLKIKQSTDTPVSKGTVTIDQNGNVIYTPNGNWHGADIFSIQVVTSISRFNEGVEFQYITIPTRIVQEPLSGIEDKSVSSGGGGSIGAGFILSLLGLVALRRFKS; from the coding sequence ATGCTCAAACGGAGCATTGCTTTTGCATTATTGGCTGCTGCTGGGCATGCTTATTCTGCTGATATTGAAGTCACAACTACAATTGATGAAGATGTCGATAATACAGTATGCTCATTACGTGAGGCTGTAGAACTAATAAATAAGCGTAATTCAAGTGATTCTACCGTGGTTGCCTCAGTAAAAGATGGGTATCATGGCTGCGGAAATAAGGACGCTTCATCAAATATTATTTTACAGCGCGATAAAGAATATACGTTAAATAGCAGAATAACGATTACAGCACCCCTTACAATTAGTACAGCAAAAAATGATTCTACATTAGTTGATACTGATCAGCCCGGTTCTCATAATGCAACTATCAAAATGGCAGGTACAGATCAGCTATTTAAAATTGATGATGAGAGTGTTGAAAAAGCATCATTTTCGGTTTTGTTGAGTGATCTTAACTTACAAGGGGCAGGTGCAAACTCTAAAGTGTTAACAGGTGGTTTAATTTTAAACCATGAAAAATTGACTATTCAAAACTCTCGTTTAACAGGTGGATATGCGAATCAAGGTGGAGTGATTTACAATCAAGGGTTTGCCTCAAAAAGTGATAGAACCTTTGGTTTTGTTTATATTGTAAATAGCCTTATCCAGAATAATAAAGCAGCCCAAGGTGGGGTAATCTATAGTGAGCAACCCTTATTTCTAATTACTCAATCGGTAATTCGTGATAATGAAGTTAGTAATACAAGTGGTTCACTCTTCTTCAGTCAAGATTCATTTGATGATGAAAGTACTGGAGAATATGTAGTTCAACGTGCTATAGGATTAAGCAATAGTACGGTCTTTCATAATAAAGGTGGTTTTATTACGAATGTTCGAGATGGGATGTTTGTTAATAATATTACGATGATTAAAAATGACAAAGGATTATTCCTTGAAGCTCCACAAGGCAATGCTTCAATTTCAAATAGTATATTAGTTGGAAATACAATTAATTGTCAGGCTAATTCAACTGATAAAGCAATTATCCAAAGTAATTTAGTGACTACAGAATGTAATCGTAACGCTTCAGTAAAAGTTCCAAATATTCTTTATCCTGCCAATCAGAAATTAATTGCTGGTAGTACAGATGAGGGAGTTTGTGATGTAGCTTCAAAGGATGGGTTGTTATGTCCTTTTAATACGCCAAAGGATAGTTTCTTGGGCTTTTTTAAGCCACGGTTACTTGAAAGTTATAATACTTTAGCTGATTCACTTATTATTAATAAAGGCCGTTTGTACAGTGATGGTACTTCTGTAGGCTTGGCAAGTTGTGAAACTTTAGATCAGCGTGGAAAAAGACGTACTGGTTATGATGAGTTATGTGATTTAGGCGCAATTGAATATATCCTAAATAGTGAGATCTCTTCAGTTGGTCAGGATATTAGATATGGGCAGGTTGCAAAGTTTAGTATTTTAGGCTCATTAAGTGAAGCAGACTTGGTTACACCTGCCACGTGTAAGCGTTTATTCGGTGAACGTCCTGATGGTAAAGAATGGCAACCTGGCTGTTTGAAAATAAAACAAAGTACTGATACACCTGTTTCGAAAGGTACCGTAACTATAGATCAGAATGGAAATGTAATTTATACACCAAATGGTAATTGGCATGGTGCAGATATTTTTAGTATTCAGGTAGTTACAAGTATTTCAAGATTTAATGAAGGAGTCGAGTTCCAATACATTACTATTCCTACAAGAATTGTACAGGAACCTTTGTCTGGAATTGAAGATAAATCTGTCAGCTCTGGTGGGGGAGGAAGTATAGGGGCTGGTTTTATTTTAAGTTTACTAGGGTTGGTTGCGTTACGTCGCTTTAAGTCATAA